The following proteins come from a genomic window of Pseudomonas sp. WJP1:
- a CDS encoding DUF1302 domain-containing protein, producing MKNNNKICHSNLRRGLLASAVLAGLGITPVQAFEFDTGNEDVSVRFDNTFKFNYAQRVEAPNSKLANAWNNNDGNRNFSSGSPVSQRLDVLSELDVVYKKQLGFRVSANSWYDHAYDDVGSFNPSTNQLNNGRPDSHHLSGYAERYYNGPSSEILDAFVFGSTEFGDESLLSGKAGQHTLYWGESVLAFAHGNSYGQSGLDLSKALAVPGTEAKELFIPRNQLSTSFTVNSELTLAAQYFLDWDAARLPESGTYLGFNDGIQNGGHNLSLIAARNPRFGTPGPLGANEFLRLTNGHTHTPDKRGDFGLMAKWSPAWLDGTLGLYYRKTSDILPNLVLQPVAVGPAQLASGNAGSYNQFYVDDIDVYGLSLAKNVAGVSVGFDLSYRHNMALSSVPATVNPALGAANAPGFIESFDGQNGVARGNTVHAVLNGLTTFGDTPLWDSSTLLVELGYSRWLDVTENKQLFKGEDWYHGVDKVTKDNFILGMNFNPTWYQVFPGVDLSLPVSYNVGLSGQSAVQMGGNKGTGSYSVGVGMDVHSQYRFDLKYVDNFGDFDTCGSAGNAAAQGDGAAPGANGQYNCVPGQTTAFAGTPAQLKDRGMVTFTFKTTL from the coding sequence ATGAAAAATAACAATAAGATCTGCCACTCCAATCTGCGGCGCGGGCTGCTGGCATCGGCGGTTCTCGCCGGGTTGGGGATCACGCCCGTGCAGGCGTTCGAGTTCGATACGGGCAATGAGGACGTTTCGGTTCGTTTCGACAACACCTTCAAGTTCAACTACGCCCAGCGGGTGGAAGCGCCGAACAGCAAGCTGGCCAACGCGTGGAACAACAACGACGGCAACCGTAATTTTTCCTCCGGCAGCCCGGTTTCGCAGCGCCTCGATGTGTTGTCGGAACTGGACGTGGTCTACAAAAAACAGCTGGGGTTTCGGGTCAGTGCCAACAGCTGGTACGACCATGCCTATGACGACGTCGGCAGCTTCAACCCATCGACCAACCAGCTGAACAATGGCAGGCCAGACTCCCATCATCTGAGTGGCTATGCCGAGCGTTATTACAATGGCCCGTCCTCGGAAATCCTTGATGCCTTTGTTTTCGGCAGCACCGAGTTCGGTGACGAATCGCTGTTGAGCGGCAAGGCGGGCCAGCACACCTTGTATTGGGGTGAAAGCGTGCTGGCCTTCGCCCACGGCAACAGTTATGGCCAGTCCGGACTGGACTTGTCCAAGGCGCTTGCGGTGCCAGGGACTGAAGCCAAAGAGCTGTTCATCCCGCGCAATCAATTGTCCACCAGCTTCACAGTCAACTCGGAGTTGACCCTGGCGGCGCAATACTTCCTTGATTGGGATGCTGCACGACTGCCGGAGTCGGGCACGTACCTGGGCTTCAACGACGGTATCCAGAACGGCGGCCACAACCTGTCGCTGATCGCTGCACGCAATCCCCGTTTCGGCACGCCAGGGCCCTTGGGGGCCAATGAGTTTCTACGCCTGACCAATGGCCACACCCATACCCCTGACAAGCGCGGTGACTTCGGTCTTATGGCCAAGTGGAGTCCGGCGTGGCTGGACGGCACCCTGGGTCTCTACTACCGCAAGACCTCCGACATCCTGCCCAACCTGGTGCTGCAACCGGTGGCGGTCGGCCCGGCGCAGTTGGCCTCGGGCAATGCCGGCAGCTACAACCAGTTCTACGTCGATGACATCGATGTCTATGGCTTGAGCCTTGCTAAAAACGTCGCCGGTGTGAGTGTTGGTTTCGATTTGAGCTATCGCCACAACATGGCGCTGTCCAGTGTTCCGGCCACCGTCAACCCGGCTTTGGGCGCAGCGAACGCGCCCGGTTTCATTGAAAGCTTCGATGGCCAGAACGGCGTGGCACGTGGCAACACCGTACACGCGGTGCTCAACGGATTGACCACCTTTGGCGACACCCCGCTATGGGATTCCTCGACCTTGCTGGTTGAACTCGGTTATAGCCGCTGGCTGGACGTGACCGAGAACAAGCAACTGTTCAAGGGCGAGGATTGGTACCACGGCGTCGACAAGGTCACCAAGGACAACTTCATCCTTGGCATGAACTTCAACCCGACCTGGTACCAGGTATTCCCCGGCGTCGATCTATCGCTGCCGGTCAGTTACAACGTCGGCCTCTCAGGCCAGTCCGCTGTGCAAATGGGCGGTAACAAAGGCACTGGCAGCTATTCGGTCGGCGTTGGCATGGACGTGCACAGTCAGTACCGCTTCGACCTCAAATACGTCGATAACTTCGGCGACTTCGACACCTGCGGCTCTGCCGGCAACGCCGCGGCACAGGGCGATGGCGCTGCACCCGGCGCCAACGGCCAGTACAACTGCGTTCCCGGCCAGACCACAGCCTTTGCGGGTACCCCGGCCCAGCTCAAGGATCGCGGCATGGTCACTTTCACCTTCAAAACCACCCTCTGA
- a CDS encoding AraC family transcriptional regulator has product MSGSTTQRPGDAPATGDEAQQPTTIGSYTVAIARALEASGVDSKRILASVGIPQGLSADPMIRLPATTMTRLFQACVDVTNNPYFGLIVSRHLHLTHLHALGYALAASGTLMDFCRRLERYFRLASQVATISVSESTDEVSLRFEHRVPLSSETEDAFFGFLVRTMRLIDTQVFNPLRVEMRRPMPHEGAEPYETLFRSPVVFSQDYGLLVFDKADMVRQLSGSCPELAQVNDNIIISYLARLDKNDVITGVTQKIIEFLPDGDCTRDKVASALCMSPTKLQLKLSQRGTSFQQLLDDTRKELACSYLSQASRPVTEITFLLGFSDTSNFTRAFKRWTGLSPTDYRQQG; this is encoded by the coding sequence ATGTCAGGTTCGACGACACAAAGGCCCGGCGATGCACCGGCCACAGGCGACGAAGCGCAGCAGCCCACCACCATTGGCAGCTACACCGTCGCCATCGCTCGGGCGCTGGAGGCCAGTGGGGTGGACAGCAAACGTATCCTTGCGTCTGTAGGCATTCCCCAGGGACTGTCCGCCGACCCGATGATTCGCCTGCCTGCCACGACCATGACCCGCTTGTTCCAGGCCTGCGTGGATGTGACCAATAACCCGTATTTTGGGCTGATCGTCTCCAGGCATCTGCATCTGACCCACCTCCATGCATTGGGCTATGCCTTGGCGGCCAGTGGCACCTTGATGGATTTTTGCCGACGTCTGGAGCGTTATTTCCGCTTGGCCTCTCAGGTAGCTACTATCAGCGTCAGCGAGAGCACCGATGAGGTGTCATTGCGCTTCGAGCATCGGGTGCCTCTGAGCAGTGAGACCGAAGACGCATTTTTCGGCTTTCTGGTGCGCACGATGCGCCTGATTGACACGCAGGTATTCAACCCCTTGCGCGTTGAAATGCGCCGGCCCATGCCGCACGAAGGTGCCGAGCCTTACGAGACGCTGTTTCGCTCACCGGTGGTCTTCAGTCAGGACTACGGGCTGCTGGTTTTCGACAAAGCCGATATGGTGCGCCAATTGAGCGGTTCGTGCCCGGAACTGGCACAAGTCAACGACAACATCATCATCAGCTACCTGGCGCGGCTGGACAAAAACGATGTCATCACAGGCGTCACGCAGAAGATCATCGAATTTCTCCCGGATGGCGATTGCACGCGGGACAAGGTGGCCAGCGCGTTGTGCATGAGCCCGACCAAGCTTCAGCTCAAGCTGTCCCAGCGCGGGACGAGTTTCCAGCAATTGCTCGATGACACACGCAAGGAGCTGGCCTGCAGCTACTTGAGCCAGGCCTCGCGTCCCGTCACGGAGATCACCTTCCTGCTGGGCTTCAGTGATACCAGCAACTTTACCCGCGCCTTCAAGCGCTGGACCGGGTTGTCCCCGACGGATTACCGGCAGCAGGGCTGA
- a CDS encoding WD40/YVTN/BNR-like repeat-containing protein — protein sequence MTMIKWTLLAALASALAVPFTRPVIAGGFADVLDTPALQSEYAMHSTYTGLTQAGERLIAVGQRGHILYSDDAGEHWKQAQVPVSSDLVAVTFPTPQSGWAVGHDGVVLHSRDAGQTWSRQLDGRRIGQLLLDHYQPRLAEQPDNVDLQQRVSDARRMLDEGADKAFLDVWFENARVGYIVGAFNLIFRTDNGGLDWTPLLERTDNPSALNLYALRPVGNDLYIAGEQGLVLKLDRASGRFNAMPTPYNGSFFGITGKPGAALVFGLRGNVFRSTDDGASWSKVELALPLSITASSVAADGRIVLVSQAGHVLVSTDDGASFHPRQNTVTSPVAAAQVTSDGALVLAGTQGLRRLALD from the coding sequence ATGACAATGATCAAATGGACCCTGCTCGCCGCGCTCGCATCAGCGCTGGCAGTGCCGTTTACCCGCCCGGTAATTGCCGGCGGGTTTGCCGATGTGCTCGACACCCCCGCGCTGCAAAGTGAATACGCCATGCATTCGACCTACACCGGGCTGACCCAGGCCGGTGAGCGGTTGATCGCCGTTGGCCAGCGCGGTCATATCCTTTACTCCGATGATGCAGGCGAACACTGGAAGCAGGCACAGGTTCCGGTCAGTTCCGACCTGGTTGCAGTCACCTTTCCCACGCCGCAGTCGGGCTGGGCCGTCGGACACGACGGTGTGGTCCTGCACAGCCGCGACGCCGGGCAGACCTGGAGCCGGCAACTGGACGGGCGTCGGATCGGGCAACTGCTGCTCGACCACTATCAACCCCGACTCGCCGAGCAGCCGGACAATGTTGATCTGCAACAGCGTGTCAGTGATGCGCGGCGAATGCTCGACGAGGGCGCCGACAAGGCCTTTCTGGATGTCTGGTTCGAGAATGCCCGGGTTGGCTACATCGTCGGCGCGTTCAATCTGATTTTTCGCACAGACAATGGGGGCCTTGACTGGACGCCACTGCTGGAGCGTACCGACAACCCCTCGGCGTTGAATCTCTATGCATTGCGCCCCGTAGGCAATGATCTGTATATCGCTGGGGAGCAGGGCCTGGTGCTGAAGCTGGACCGTGCAAGCGGCCGATTCAATGCCATGCCGACGCCTTATAACGGCAGCTTTTTCGGCATTACCGGCAAGCCGGGAGCGGCGCTGGTTTTCGGCTTGCGCGGTAACGTCTTTCGCAGCACCGATGACGGCGCGAGCTGGAGCAAGGTCGAACTCGCGCTTCCCCTCAGTATCACCGCCAGTTCCGTGGCCGCCGACGGCCGGATCGTACTCGTCAGCCAGGCCGGTCATGTGCTGGTCAGCACCGACGACGGTGCCAGTTTTCATCCCCGACAGAACACCGTGACGTCTCCGGTAGCCGCTGCGCAAGTGACGTCCGATGGTGCGTTGGTACTTGCGGGTACCCAGGGCCTGCGGCGACTGGCCCTCGACTGA
- a CDS encoding GMC family oxidoreductase, translating to MNENTVFDYIVVGAGAAGCVVASRLSEDPDICVCLLEAGGPDTHPLVHMPAGIAAMVPTSINNWQYQTVPQAGLNGRVGYQPRGKTLGGSSSINAMAYHRGHPEDFDRWAALGNPGWSYQDVLPLFKRAEHNEHFTDPLHGQNGPLNVRFHTSPNPFGEVFVEAGLQAGYRACPDQNGATMEGFGRVQVMQKDGQRCSAARAYLTPHKGRQNLRIETHAHATRILFEGKRATGIEFLQNGVKRSLRARHEVIVSSGAFNSAQLLLLSGIGPKDDLLKLDIPVLHDLPGVGQNLVDHIDYVHSFRVKSRRLMGLSFAGLWDMAKAAIRYWRRRSGPLTSNFAEACAFIKTSPELPQADIELALTIAMFANHGRTLYSGHGLSVHACLLHPKSIGRLTLASADPLEPPLIDPAFLTHPDDIKTLVKGFRVIQQVMATPAFRAFNPRSVIAMPMDTDEQIEQVLRIRSDTLYHPVGTCKMGTDDMAVVDPRLKVYGVQGLRVVDASIMPTIIGCSTTAATVMIGEKASDLIAEDRRGGAALRAPKDQDANLSRHLA from the coding sequence ATGAACGAGAACACGGTATTCGATTACATCGTAGTTGGCGCAGGCGCTGCCGGCTGCGTCGTCGCCAGTCGCTTGTCGGAAGATCCGGACATTTGCGTCTGCTTGCTCGAAGCGGGCGGCCCTGATACCCACCCGTTGGTGCACATGCCGGCGGGGATCGCCGCCATGGTGCCGACGTCGATCAATAACTGGCAGTACCAGACCGTGCCCCAGGCCGGCTTGAACGGCCGGGTCGGCTATCAGCCCAGGGGCAAGACGCTGGGGGGAAGTTCATCGATCAATGCCATGGCCTATCACCGTGGCCATCCTGAGGATTTCGATCGTTGGGCGGCATTGGGCAATCCTGGCTGGAGTTATCAAGACGTACTGCCGCTGTTCAAGCGCGCCGAGCACAACGAGCATTTCACCGACCCCTTGCATGGCCAGAATGGACCGCTCAACGTGCGCTTCCATACCTCCCCCAATCCGTTCGGCGAAGTGTTTGTCGAGGCTGGCCTGCAGGCAGGCTATCGCGCCTGCCCTGATCAGAACGGCGCGACCATGGAAGGATTCGGGCGCGTACAGGTGATGCAGAAGGATGGCCAACGTTGCAGCGCAGCAAGGGCCTACCTGACACCCCATAAGGGTCGGCAAAACCTGCGCATCGAAACTCACGCCCACGCAACCCGGATCCTTTTCGAGGGCAAGCGTGCGACGGGCATTGAGTTCCTGCAGAACGGCGTAAAACGTTCGCTGCGTGCCCGCCATGAGGTGATTGTGAGTTCCGGTGCGTTCAACTCTGCGCAGCTGTTGCTGTTGTCTGGAATCGGTCCCAAGGACGATCTGTTGAAACTGGATATCCCGGTGCTCCACGACTTGCCGGGTGTCGGGCAAAACCTCGTAGACCATATCGATTACGTGCATTCCTTCCGTGTCAAATCCCGTCGCCTGATGGGCCTTTCGTTTGCCGGATTGTGGGACATGGCCAAAGCCGCCATCCGCTACTGGCGGCGGCGCAGCGGCCCGCTGACCAGCAACTTTGCCGAGGCGTGCGCCTTCATCAAGACCTCACCGGAACTGCCTCAAGCCGACATCGAGCTGGCGCTAACCATCGCCATGTTCGCCAATCACGGTCGCACCTTGTATAGCGGCCATGGTTTGAGCGTCCATGCGTGCCTGCTGCACCCCAAAAGCATCGGGCGCCTGACGCTCGCCAGCGCCGACCCGTTGGAGCCGCCCCTGATCGACCCGGCATTCCTGACGCATCCCGACGACATCAAGACGCTGGTCAAAGGTTTCCGTGTCATCCAGCAGGTCATGGCCACCCCGGCCTTCCGGGCCTTCAATCCCAGGAGTGTCATTGCAATGCCCATGGACACCGATGAGCAGATCGAACAGGTTCTGCGCATTCGCTCCGACACGCTCTATCACCCGGTGGGCACGTGCAAAATGGGTACAGATGACATGGCCGTGGTGGACCCGCGCTTGAAAGTCTACGGTGTCCAAGGATTGCGTGTAGTGGACGCCTCCATCATGCCGACCATCATCGGCTGCAGCACCACCGCGGCCACGGTGATGATCGGTGAAAAAGCCTCGGACCTGATCGCTGAAGATCGTCGCGGTGGCGCCGCCCTGCGAGCACCGAAAGATCAGGACGCCAATCTGTCTCGTCACCTTGCATAA
- a CDS encoding alkyl/aryl-sulfatase yields MKKTLSVLLLPSLLASLISQSAVAAVEPKSAEPATVTANDATRQMLKNMNSRSEADIHRGFIASIPDAETLTADGKVIYSLKGYEFLKPAEGPNTVNPSLWLQARKNMANGLYKVTEGFYQVRGIDLTNMTIIEGKTGLIIIDPLMTAETARTALNLYYAHRPKKPVLAVIYNHSHVDHYGGVKGIVDEADVKAGKVQIIAPAGFMAHAIAENVMAGNAMSRRTEYQFGTTLPRGDRGQLDLGGAKALPNGTITLIPPTREITKPIETLEIDGVEIINMLTPGTEAPAEMVHYFPQHKVLDTGELAIQAQHQLLTLRGAEIRDSQAWTKYLNDALARFGADTDILVGQHTWPVFGKEQVNTYLSKQRDLYKWMHDQSLRLVNKGYKPVEIGEFMRQNVPASLASEWFARGYYGSVQRNAKAVYQQYMGWYDANPANLDALSNIDYGRKFVDYAGGADALLARARTDFQAGEYRWVSQAMNHLVNAEPTNQPALELFADALEQLGYQAESAVERNSYLTGAQELRSGGKKVPSPLRTASPDTIRALSIENIFDLLGVRLNGPKAEGKHIVMNWNFTESGKQYALNLENSALTYSVGQVAPNPDATLTLDRDTLNAIMSQQLTPQQALQDGQLKIEGNAQAFATLLGLMDTFSPNFEVVLPNPPAQ; encoded by the coding sequence ATGAAAAAGACCCTTTCTGTTCTGCTTTTACCTTCGTTGCTGGCCAGCCTGATCAGCCAATCCGCCGTGGCCGCCGTTGAACCGAAATCGGCCGAGCCCGCCACCGTGACGGCCAATGACGCGACACGCCAGATGCTGAAAAACATGAACAGCCGCAGCGAGGCCGACATTCATCGCGGTTTCATCGCCAGCATCCCGGATGCCGAAACGCTGACGGCGGACGGCAAGGTGATTTATAGCCTCAAGGGTTACGAATTCCTCAAACCGGCAGAAGGGCCGAACACCGTCAATCCCAGCCTGTGGCTACAGGCACGCAAGAACATGGCCAACGGTTTGTACAAGGTCACGGAAGGGTTCTATCAGGTGCGCGGCATCGACTTGACCAACATGACCATCATCGAAGGCAAGACCGGACTCATCATCATCGACCCCTTGATGACCGCCGAAACTGCGCGTACCGCACTCAATCTCTACTATGCGCATCGTCCGAAGAAACCGGTGCTGGCGGTGATCTACAACCACAGCCATGTCGATCATTACGGCGGCGTCAAAGGCATCGTCGATGAAGCCGACGTCAAGGCCGGCAAGGTACAAATCATCGCACCCGCGGGATTCATGGCGCACGCGATTGCCGAAAACGTCATGGCCGGCAACGCCATGAGTCGGCGCACCGAATACCAGTTTGGTACCACCCTGCCCCGTGGCGATCGGGGTCAACTGGATCTGGGCGGCGCAAAGGCGTTGCCCAATGGCACCATCACGCTGATCCCGCCCACCCGGGAAATCACCAAGCCGATCGAGACGCTGGAAATCGATGGCGTGGAAATCATCAACATGCTCACACCTGGCACAGAAGCGCCGGCGGAGATGGTTCACTACTTTCCACAACATAAAGTGCTCGACACCGGTGAGCTGGCCATTCAGGCGCAACACCAGTTGCTCACCCTGCGCGGTGCGGAAATCCGCGACAGCCAGGCTTGGACCAAATACCTCAACGATGCACTTGCGCGCTTTGGCGCCGATACCGACATCCTCGTGGGCCAACACACCTGGCCGGTTTTCGGCAAGGAACAGGTCAACACCTACCTGAGCAAGCAACGTGACCTTTATAAATGGATGCATGACCAGTCACTACGCCTGGTGAACAAGGGCTACAAACCCGTGGAGATCGGCGAGTTCATGCGCCAGAACGTGCCAGCAAGTCTGGCCAGCGAGTGGTTTGCCCGTGGTTATTACGGGTCGGTGCAGCGCAACGCCAAGGCGGTGTATCAGCAATACATGGGCTGGTACGACGCCAACCCGGCCAATCTGGATGCCTTGAGCAATATCGATTACGGGCGCAAGTTCGTCGATTACGCCGGCGGTGCCGACGCCTTGCTGGCCCGAGCCCGCACAGATTTCCAAGCGGGCGAATATCGCTGGGTGTCCCAGGCCATGAACCATCTGGTGAATGCCGAACCCACCAATCAACCCGCCCTGGAGCTGTTTGCCGATGCCCTGGAGCAGCTCGGCTACCAGGCCGAATCGGCGGTAGAGCGCAACAGCTACCTGACCGGCGCTCAGGAGTTGCGCAGCGGCGGGAAAAAAGTGCCGTCACCGTTGCGTACCGCCAGCCCGGACACCATTCGCGCGCTGTCCATCGAAAACATTTTCGACTTGCTCGGGGTTCGTCTCAACGGGCCGAAGGCCGAGGGCAAGCACATCGTCATGAACTGGAATTTCACGGAAAGCGGCAAGCAATACGCGCTCAACCTGGAGAACTCGGCGTTGACCTACTCCGTAGGTCAGGTGGCACCCAATCCGGACGCTACCTTGACGCTCGATCGCGACACCTTGAATGCGATCATGAGCCAGCAACTGACACCGCAGCAGGCCCTGCAAGATGGGCAATTGAAAATCGAAGGTAATGCCCAGGCCTTCGCCACCCTGCTGGGTCTCATGGACACGTTCTCGCCGAATTTCGAAGTTGTGCTGCCCAATCCACCGGCACAATAA
- a CDS encoding DUF2889 domain-containing protein has protein sequence MNGDIDVWGRRLIHRRTVICKGFLRADGLWDIEGRLDDSKSHPMTLVQGRVVSAGETYHGMLIRLTLDDDFIVHEVQVSMPHVPTSECRGAVEAYQSLIGERIGPGFSRRIKDLFGGVGGCVHLTELLLPIATTAFQTIPMARATVAPRTTADAEAFDKAANGLINSCHALREDGPVALILKS, from the coding sequence GTGAACGGTGATATCGATGTGTGGGGCCGACGGTTGATCCATCGGCGCACGGTGATCTGCAAAGGATTCTTGCGAGCCGACGGGTTGTGGGATATCGAAGGCCGGCTTGATGACAGCAAGTCTCATCCGATGACGCTGGTTCAGGGGCGAGTAGTGTCGGCGGGTGAGACTTACCATGGCATGTTGATCCGTCTGACCCTGGACGATGACTTCATCGTGCATGAAGTGCAGGTGTCCATGCCCCATGTACCTACCAGCGAATGTCGCGGTGCTGTGGAGGCTTATCAGTCATTGATCGGCGAGCGGATTGGTCCGGGATTTTCGCGCCGTATCAAGGACCTGTTTGGCGGTGTCGGTGGTTGCGTGCATTTGACGGAGTTGTTGTTGCCAATCGCTACCACCGCGTTTCAAACCATCCCGATGGCGCGGGCAACAGTGGCGCCACGTACGACGGCGGATGCCGAGGCTTTTGATAAAGCCGCCAATGGTTTGATCAACAGCTGCCACGCCTTGCGTGAAGATGGCCCTGTGGCCTTGATTCTGAAGAGTTGA
- a CDS encoding DUF1329 domain-containing protein, whose product MNLLKSLLVPALTLAVAGSAHAAVNADQAAKLGTTLTAVGADKAANADGSIPAYTGGLTTVPANFKNGDSFRPDPFGDEKPRLVITAKNLAEQKDKLTATTQALLTRYPSYRLDVYPTHRSVALPRTVLENTAKNAVTAKTTDGGLSLENVLPGVPFPIPADGNEAMWNHLLRYQGVAMTNKYDSWNVDSSGTASLSSTGVFNIEYPLYAPSRAVGAVAADESFYKIKLTYTGPARRAGEALLLMDSVNPLKQPRRAWQYLPGQRRVKLAPDLAYDTPNPGTVGAATYDDAFLFNGAMDRYDFKLVGKKELYVPYNTYKLSYHKDARDVTTANHVNPDLLRWELHRVWVVEATLKPGKRHIYSKRTFYLDEDSWIALASDAYDARGQLYRGGFSHLTYSYDVQAPDTINHMLYDLVSGAYNMNGFYGPYGGLKYIDPLSKAQWSAESLAGTGIR is encoded by the coding sequence ATGAACCTTCTCAAATCACTCTTGGTTCCCGCCCTGACCCTGGCCGTTGCAGGCTCCGCGCACGCGGCCGTCAACGCCGACCAGGCCGCGAAACTGGGCACCACGCTGACCGCCGTCGGCGCGGACAAAGCCGCCAACGCCGATGGCAGCATTCCGGCCTACACCGGTGGCCTGACCACAGTCCCGGCCAATTTCAAAAATGGCGACTCGTTCCGTCCTGATCCGTTTGGCGATGAAAAACCGCGTCTGGTGATCACTGCCAAGAACCTCGCCGAACAAAAAGACAAACTCACCGCGACAACCCAGGCATTGCTCACGCGTTACCCCAGCTATCGCCTCGACGTGTACCCGACTCACCGTAGCGTCGCGCTGCCCAGGACGGTTCTCGAGAACACCGCGAAAAATGCCGTGACCGCCAAGACCACCGATGGAGGCTTGTCGCTGGAAAACGTACTGCCGGGCGTACCTTTCCCGATTCCGGCGGATGGCAACGAGGCGATGTGGAACCATTTGCTGCGCTATCAGGGCGTGGCCATGACCAACAAGTACGATTCGTGGAACGTCGACTCGTCTGGCACCGCGTCCTTGAGCTCCACGGGCGTGTTCAATATCGAGTACCCGCTCTATGCGCCGTCCCGGGCTGTGGGGGCTGTCGCTGCCGATGAGTCCTTCTACAAGATCAAGCTGACTTACACAGGCCCGGCCCGGCGCGCCGGTGAAGCACTGTTGCTCATGGACTCGGTGAACCCGCTGAAACAGCCCCGTCGCGCCTGGCAGTACCTGCCGGGGCAACGTCGGGTGAAACTGGCGCCGGACCTGGCCTACGACACGCCAAACCCGGGCACAGTTGGTGCGGCAACCTACGACGATGCGTTCTTGTTCAACGGCGCGATGGACCGTTACGACTTCAAATTGGTGGGCAAGAAAGAACTCTACGTGCCGTACAACACCTACAAGCTGAGCTATCACAAGGACGCGCGCGATGTGACGACCGCCAACCACGTCAACCCGGACCTGCTGCGTTGGGAGCTGCATCGGGTGTGGGTGGTCGAAGCCACGCTCAAGCCCGGCAAGCGTCACATCTACAGCAAACGTACCTTCTACCTCGACGAGGACAGCTGGATTGCCCTGGCGTCCGACGCGTATGACGCTCGTGGCCAGCTCTACCGTGGCGGCTTCTCGCACCTGACCTACAGCTACGACGTGCAGGCCCCGGACACCATCAACCACATGCTCTATGACCTGGTTTCCGGTGCCTACAACATGAATGGTTTCTACGGGCCTTACGGCGGCCTCAAATACATCGACCCGCTGTCCAAGGCGCAGTGGTCGGCCGAGTCCCTGGCCGGCACCGGCATCCGTTAA